A region of the Argopecten irradians isolate NY chromosome 16, Ai_NY, whole genome shotgun sequence genome:
attgtttacAGACGTaaaccatgacgtcataatgaattaAGCCATTAAAAATGACTTATGTAAAAATAGTTTAATGCTTCCCTATGGAGAACCTTATAGTTAaagaatgttcgtgaaactagGCCAAGCATTAAGAAAATCATAAATGTGCCGTCCCCTAATCGTCTTACCTTTATATTGATAGGTATTGTGGTACAAGCGTGCCGACTGACCAATACTCGACTTCAAATGCCATGGTGATCACGTTCGCATCGGACTATAGCTCGTCACTACAAGGATTCAGCGCCACCTACACGGCAATCGATCCTGCTGACCATCGTAAGTATTACTGTCAGGTCGTCAATCAAAGTCAAGTCAGCTTGTAGTCAGGGTCATGATGCAAATCAGAGTCAGTTTGGAAGTCAAGGTCATGATGCGAAGTAGTGTCAGTTTGTAAGTCAAGGTCACGCTAAAAAGAAGTGTCAGTTTGTAAGTCAAGGTCACGCTGAAAAGTAGTGTCAGTTTGTAAGTCAAGGTCACGATGCAAAGTAGAGTCAGTATGTAAGTCAAGGTCACGCTACAAAGTAGTGTCAggatgtaggtcaaggtcatcaatcAGTGCCAGCTTGTAGGTCAAGGCCGTGATACAAAGTTGTGTCACTTTCTGCGTATGAAGTCAAAATCAATATGTTACTTACTTATTAATTTTAGCTGagaagaaattttaaaataaattgtagTTGTCTTTTAAAATACTTGATGGTATGCAAAGACGGGTTGATTACCGTACGACCGACCATTTGATTCATGACATAGTCAACACCTTCATTACTACAAGGCACTAAAACATCAAAAGTGTATATACGAGTTCATCTAGGCGAGGGGAATACAACCCTATGGCTTATACGGTTGGAGAATTCATCGAATTATATCTTGCTGATATTAGTAACATGTTTCATTGATGTAGGTCAATGCAATTTATCCGGAAACCGCATGGTCGACTTAATGTAACATTTTactcattttgtttatttgacatttgttaatcatttttgtcatttttgtttctttccCTGTCAACATGCATACAATTCTAGTTTATTTAACAtctattaaggatgtattcttctgaggtttcagtcccattcaagtctcgtttcgacaaagatcataGAAATTTTGagatttcaaatacaatttatcaatatctgtagcaagttgccagttgcaaattttgtcaaaaaattgcaATTccatttttagtagatttttttatacggggattttaagaaatgaagCCTTTGGCGAATATTTTGATatcacagttttaccattttttacttaaattgtttttacttaaacaatcactgcgccagcatttttaggaTTATCGAACCAATTTTTGCAGTAAATCATTACTAGGTTCAGAGTAATtcaaatattgagcattaatgtgtgaaatgatacacttttgtcactttattttttatatttaatggtaatttgtgcactttttattttttactcaaagatattaaaaactaacaaatatttaaatgcgGCAAAAAAGAAAGCACACGGTCCCCCATTTtttgcctgatttagaaagaacattCCTTTCCCTATGCACAATAATGACAAAAGATTAATGCAAGAACTTTTCCTGTAAAAGGTTGAAATTGACAAAAATCGCTGAAAATGGTTCTTCTGTATTTTGTACCttaaaattaaggggtaggggtagcatatggtGTTAATGTGAGGGAAAATACGAGTCAAATTAATTTTTactagtatatttttaaagaagactacttgAAAACTAATTCAagaaacattcatacatatcaaacccTTTATTATGGCTTCATCTCTCatttatatggtcaaaacggcaaaattcccataaaatccgaTATTGTGTCAACAATGTAgttttgagtgacaatagctcaaaaacgagcacacggacatatgacTGAACTCCTATTTCCTAAAATCTACACAAACAAAAGTTtgatacaagaaaattttgacttctcagaggagaaCATACTTAAGCATTTTACTATTTTTTCTTGTGGATGTTAACTTGCATAAGATCTTAGTTTATTTTACATCTTTAAGCGTTTTACTATTTTTGTCAGTGTCAACTTCCATAAGATCTTGATTTATTTAACATCTATTTAgcattttgctatttttttcttgtaGATGTCAACTTGCATAAGATCTTAGTTAATTTAGCATCTATTAAGCATTTTACTATTTTTGTCAGTGTCAACTTGCATAAGATATTAGTTAATTTAGCATCTATTAAGCATTTTACTATTTTTGTCAGTGTCAACTTGCATAAAATATTAGTTTATTTAACATCTATTAAGCATTTTACTATTTTTGTCAGTGTCAACTTGCATAAAATATTAGTTTATTTAACATCTATTTAGCATTTTACTATCTTTCTTGTGGATGTCAACTTCCATAAGATCTTAGTTTATTTAACATCTATTAAGCATCTTACTATTTTGTTGGTGTCAACTTGCATAAGATCTTAATTAATTTAGCATCTATTAAGCATCTTACTATTTTTGTTGGTGTCAACTTGCATCAGATCTTAGTTAATTTAACATCTATTAGCATTTTACTATTTTTGTCAGTGAATGTCAACTTAACATAAGATCTTATTTTATTTAACATCTATTTAGCATTTTGCTATTTGTTCATGAATGTCAACTTGCATAATAAGCTCTTAGTTTATATCACCTCTATTAagcatttaactatttttttctttgtggATGTCAACATGCATAAAATCTGGTGCACGATGTCTTCGCAACAACATATTTGAATTTCACTTTTACGAACAAAGTATTCTCTTCTTTCAGAATGTGGCCAATTATATCACAGCGATTCATCCGGGTCTTTCCAGACGCCTAATCACCCTTCAAATTACCCAACCAACACAATATGTACCTGGGAGATCGAGGTGCCGGCGGGGCAAGTTGTTAGGCTAGAATTCGACATTTTTAAGACTGAAACATGTTGTGATAAAGTTACTATTTATGATGGATCTTTGACAGGCGACCAACTGATTGGCAGGTAAGTTGGATATATGTTAACGATTTATAGCGTCAACGTACTGGTATTTAAATGACATCTGGTGATAaatgaaacagaaaataatCTATATAGGACAATCTGCTTATAAAAACCCCGCTTATTTCAGAAATGAGCTTATTAGACACTTATTAGACACTTCTGTTTGTTTCAGTTTTGGTGGTTCTAGTGTTCCTTCCAATGTGTACTCTATCGGTAACACCATGACTGTTGTGTTTTACTCTGATGTGTCCTGGACGTATTCCGGATTTAGTGCAACATACACCGCACAAAATACTGCCCAACATCGTAAGTACCGCACAAAATATTGCACAATATCGTTAGTACCGTTAAAAATACTGCACAACATCGTAAGTACCGCTCAAAATACTGCACAGCATCGTAAGTTCCACACAAATGATTACTCAACGTTGTAAGTACCGCATAAAACACTGCAACAATAGGAAGTAGCGTACACATACTGCCAAACAACTTAAGTACCGCACAAAATACTACCGCACAAAAAACTGTCAAACATCTAAAGTACAGCACTAAATACTGCCCAACATGATAAGTACCGCACAAAATATTGCCCATCATCATAAGTACCAGTCAGAATTCTGCCCAACATCATACACGTAGGTATCACACAAAATATTGCCCAACATCGTAAATACCGCACAAAAAACTGCCTAACGTCATACATTGTAGGTACCGTACAAAATACTGCCCAACATCGTAAGTTCCCAACAATTTTTTGCATGACATCGTACGTACCGCACAAATCACTACTCAACATCGTGAGTATTTCCTTAGGATTGTAAGAAtctcccatcctcgatactccagaggttactataaaaagtcgttatatccatcccttgactacatgtatgtgctaatgaaactgaaggcatttcagcAAAAGGGGAGCTGGTCAATCACAGACCTCCTTAATTCAAAGCCGTACATTGTACCGTCATTCGATGCTTTTGATTTACATTAAATGACCAAAACACCTTTCTCGTCTGTTGTCGCACACACAGCCTTCCGATTTCTTATAACATCGTCCACGACTGCATATCACAATAGTTATATTtactcctggaatatcgagaTTGGATTTTTTTGTAAGAAGGCACTTGCTGCAAATAGATCTGAggattagttacagattatgtatatttatatatagattatatatatttaaagtattCTAGTGTCTGTTTCATACGTTTTCGGGGCTTAGATGAAATCGGTAAAACTCATACTCTACATACTAATCATTACAAATAGAGGTAATGATATTCAAGTGATTCAAATCCTCTATATCGATAGATTTATCACAAACTCTTACTTTCTACACCTGGCGCTGACACATCCCTTAAACACTTACTCAGTTTCTCATGATCATGCAGCACGATTTCTCAGGCATCAAGATGTAAATATTACTCATCTCGGCACAATATGTCTCACCTTTGAAAGATTCCTCACTTCTTGTTTTCATTACCCGGTTTTTAATCTTGCAATTTAATTCTAATTCCATTAACATATCTGGTATTAGTTTATCCACAGAGGAAGTGCATGCAGTCAAACCTCGATTATTCGAACTCTgatgaatcgaatttctcaCTGTATCTAACTTTTTGcttggtcccgaatttcttacCTATATAGCAttgacgacatgtacacaacgtTCACAGTCTTATTCCAACaatgaataatttgaaatatcgaTGTTTCTAAGTTTTTCTGttggtcccttgaacttcggtACTTCGTTTGACTGTATGTAATATTGCTATGTTATTTGATCACTTTCAGCATGCCCACAAGAGTACCTTACGGCTCCTTCCGGTAGCATCAGTAGTCCATTGTATTCCTCCGCGGAGACTGTTCACTGCTCCTGGCTGATAGAGGTCGCTGCTGATCATATTGTGCTCTTGAGCTTTACGTCATTCTCCGTGGGAAACTGTAAAGTTGTCGTGTATGATGGTTCTTCCTCATTGGACAGAATTATCGGAAGGTATGTCGTCATCATTTCATAGCCTCACTTTCATATCGTAAAAGGTTGCGGTTTTACTTCTTCAGAAATAAATTACTGCAAAACCAAATGGACAAAAGATGATTGGGTTCTTAGGCAATTAAATACAGTCAGGGGCAAGTTGTACTGTTCTCAAACAACTCCTGTTCTTTTATCTGAACATCAACTATTCTTTCTTCCAAGCGTCTGTTTATCCATTTACAGATTTGACGGAAGTTCGATACCAGCCAATCGGGTTTCGACAAGTAATCAGATGCTTGTGACTTTTCTCCCGGATGTGAATGATCAATCTGTTCAATTTACCGCCGATTATTCAACAACCACGGTCAATGGTAATATCACTTTAGATATTCTGTAGAAAGTAAATCAATGTTAGTTATAATGCTAAGGAATCATTCAACTAACTTCTTTAATACTTTGGCTATTTAGAACAGAATTGAGGTAaacacataatatattatatatatatacatcacattGACTATGAAAACACATAATCAACGCTAGtataacttattcacccctgacaacacattagactcttctaaataaaagactagaccagtccaatatgaaatttcagggatgaatctGGTCTGATTCATTAGaaatactccaccgccgacagagcataagtgatattcgtcatttgaacaataattggtgtttaatcatgtatatatatatatatatataattaacacacacaaatttaatataaaataatttattttgcctttggtgcatgggcaatcagtacttcattccccccataaaggatatagtgccacgcttctttttcgggatgcaattacatgtaattattttttatatttttaacttaaaataaaataagaagctcaaacattttaatggtggtaatggtgtaaagttagtagcttttgtaactgaagaaaaatactaaatcgtctgcttttgtttttgatagtgaaaaaaaaaatttgtcagcggtggagcatctttaactgctGTTTTGTCCCTTTTGGTAGACACCAGTAATGCATCTCAATAAGCTTTAACTTATTGACCCCCTGCGAACACATTAGGTTCTTCTAACTCAAAGATTGGACCAgaccattatgaaatttcaggggtgaatctGATCTGATTCATTTGGTGTTTTTTACTTCCTTTCGTAGACACCTGTAATGCATGGATCGACATGGCCATTGTGATTGACGCTTCAGCTAGTGTTACCCTCGGAAACTTCGAGAAACAATTACAATTCGTGAATGACGTCATACAGAGCGCTGACATAGAttccggattatcgaggatcGCCATAGAGACGTATGCCACTGGGATAGCGACATACAGTAGACTCGATAGTCCGTACACGAAACAACAATTATACAGGTTAATATATTGTTCCAGAGTTACAGTTGAACTCCATTAACCCTAACTCTTATAAGTCGATCTACCTGTCAAATTTCACGCATTGGACTATAGAGTCCagatatgtttgtttgtttgtttgattattttaacgttctattaacagctagggtcatgtaggGACGGCCTCCcaatgtatacagtgtgtagcgtgtgtgaagtgcgagatgtgggttttgggagactgcggtacaaatgaaattttaagTTTCCAGTTTGAAAAAGATAAACCAAGCGGATTCCGAATATAAAAAATTCTCCAGTTTTCTTGAGGAGTGTGAGAAAAGTTACAAAATTCATAATCTTAATGTATATTATGGAAAATAGAAGATTTACAGTATTCAAGCTAACTCGAATACTTTAATAACTCGAACTGCTACCCTGATTTCGTTGACTTCGTGATTAAAGTCAACGAAATCGAGGTAGCAGTTCGAGTTATTAAAGTTGAAAAAATAGTGAAATGAAAAAGAAACGATATACCGGTAGATGTAAATGTGCGCTAAATAGCAATTATGAATACATACGTACGTATTCATAAttctatttttgaaattatgCCGATATTTCTATTTACAGGAATGTCAGACATATCACTTACGCCTCGAGAGCCACCAACACAGCAGGTGGTATGGCCGCCCTTCTTGACTCGATCTTCGTGGCGGAAAATGGTGACCGGGCAGACGTACCCAATGTGGTTCTTTTGATTACGGACGGACAGTCGAATATCAACAACAAGTTCACAGTTTACATGGCCGAAACACTACGTAATAACAACATCACTATATACACGGTGGGCGTAGCTCTTTCTGACACAACTGAAATCGAGGCTATTGCGTCAGTTCCGGCTTCGAAGTACGCAACCGCGGTTAATTCATTTGATGACCTGGGTGGATTTGGATATGAACTCTTGAAAACTATTTGTGAAGGTACTTATAAGCATTGTACTTTTCATTGGAGCGTGTCacaagaaataaacaaaatgttgcGTAACGATACTATTACATCTGCGAACGTATTGTATACACACTTTCTTTTGCGggcgatttattttcgcaaatttcgCGACCAAGATCAATTTGCAGAAGTCTATCATAGACCATACTTgcacaacaacaaaaatcagATACctcaattcaattttaaatctgcGAAGCTTAATCTCCGCGAAACGGAAATCGCAAAATATAATAATcgcgaaagaaagttagttTACGTATCGTTAATCGATAGAGGAAATGTTGCGTGCTGGGGTCACTTGTAGGTCGGTATCTAACATATAAACTCATTGTTTTGATTTCATAAGAAACACCAAGTCGATTTAGCTATTGCGACGTCATataattgtcaaaatattgGGTTCCACAGGGTGATGTCATAAGACGTTCACTCTTTTTTGAAATAAGCTTAAATAGCAAAtaatgttattgattttttttctcaggCAAGGTAAACCTAATGTATGTAGTATAGACCTTTGACTCGGCCATTCTCAATATCTTTCCAAAATTATTATCGATCGTCGTCTCTTAAAAGCTTAATACACAAATGTTTTCCTAAATTAAATCTCCAGCATTTTGGTCTCCccttttctttatttgatttttcatCAGATATCTTAAACTCCATTAAAATCTATTTGTATTTCTATCCAATGGGTCTACATAAATACATTTCTTTACAATGACTTACTATTAGGTGTTGGTAAAGAAATCCTTTAGGAggatgtaattatttttattatatcgtttgttttattttgttttgaaatactAGTATCATTTAGTCTCTGTTCCAGTACTATAAATGCTAAATTGTAATGAAGGTCCATCATGTTTCCAGTACCTAGTTTCTATTAATATTCGTTCTAAATCAGCACTATATTCTCAGGTCGGACTGGTTTGGCTTCTATAACCTATCTTCTAGAAAAATTACATGGACATAGTTACTTTTCCAAAGCAgtgtttattataatatataaaaggtAGTCGATGAACCTTTGCTGAAATGAGTGTCtatttgttttaacattataGATCCAGAAATATCAAACAACGGTCCAACCACGACTACAATTacaacaactaccactccaacaactacaactccaacaacaacaaccccaacaactacaactacaactccaacaactacaactccaacaactacaactccaacaactaccaccccaacaactacaactccaacaactacaactccaacaactaccaccccaacaactaccactccaacaactacaactccaacaactaccaccccaacaactacaactccaacaactacaactccaacaactacaactccaacaactacaactccaacaactaccaccccaacaactaccactccaacaaccacagTTACCACCCgaacaactaccactccaacaactacaactacaactccaacaactacaactccATCAATCACCACTCAAACAACTACCACTCCACCAAtcacaactaccactccaacacctacaactccaacaactaccactccgacaaccacaactaccactccaacaaccatAACTACAATTACTTCTTCAACAGTAAACACCGAATCTACAACCACAAACACCGCTCCTACCACCACAAACACCGCtcctaaaacaacaaacaccGCTCCTACCACCACAAACACCGCACCTACAACTACAAACACTGCACCTACAAACACCGCaccaaaaacaacaaacaccGCATCTACAACTACAAACACCGCTCCAACAACTACAAACACCGCACCAACAACTACAAACACCGCACCAAAAACTACAAACACCGCATCTACAACTACAAACACCGCTCCAACAACTACTAACACCGCACCTACAACAACAAACACCGCACCTACAACTACAAATACCGCTCCAACAACTACAAACACCGCACCTACAACTACAAACACCGCACCTACAACAACAAACACCGCATCTACAACTACAAACACCGCTCCAACAACTACAAACACCGCACCTACAACTACAAACACCGCACCTACAACTACAAACACCGCTCCTACAACTACAAACACCGCACCTACAACTACAAACACCGCACCTACAACTACAAACACCGCACCTACAACTACAAACACCGCACCTACAACTACAAACTACAAACACCGCACCTACAACTACAAACACCGCACCTACAACCACAAACACCGCATCTACAACTACAAACACCGCTCCTACAACTACAAACACCGCACTTACAACTACAAACACCGCACCAAAAACTACAAACACCGCACCTACAACTACAAACACCGCTCCTACAACTACAAACACCGCACCTACAACCACAAACACCGCATCTACAACTAAAAACACCGCTCCTACAACTACAAACACCGCCCTACAACCACAAACACCGCACCTACAACCACAAACACCGCATCTACAACACAAACACCGCTCCAACAACGGTAGATAACTACAATTCAAAACACTGCTCCAACAACTCGTTTAACCGCACAACACCGCACCTACAACCACAAACACCGCACCTACAACCACAAAAACCGCAACTACAATTCAAAACACTTATAACCGCAACTACAACCACAAACACCGCTCCTACAACTACAAACACCGCACCTACAACTACAAACACCGTATCTACATCTAAAAATACCGCATCTACAACTACAAACACCGCTCCTACAACCACCAACACGGCTCCAACAACTGTAAATATCACATCTACAACTACAAACACCGCTCCAACAACCACCGACACCGCATCTAAAACTATTGATACCGCACCTATAACCACAAACACCGCATCAACAACTAAAAACACCGCTCCAACAACTGTAAAAACCGCAGCTACAAACACCGCATCTACATCTAAAAACATTGCTTCTACAACTAGAAACACCGCTCCTACAACCACCAACACCGCTCCAACAACTGTAAACACCGCATCTACAACTAAAATCACTGCTTTAACAACTGTAAATACCGCACCCACAACTACAAACACCGCACCTACAACCACAAACACCGCATCAACAACTAAAAACGCTAATCCAACAACTAAAAACAACGCACAAACAACTACAAACACTGCTCCAACAACCACCAACACTGCATCTACAAATACAAACACCGCATCTACAACTAAAAACAGCACACCTACAACTACAAACACTTCAATGACAACAAGAACGACGATATCGGTAGCCAATgggagttatctgcacttgccgCCTGCGTGCTCGTGCGTGTGTAATGGGATTGATTTCTACACGTCCAATGGCTGGGAAATTCAAGAATGGATTCAACATACGCGAAAATCTCTCACGGTGAAGGTCGACAAGGACGGAGCCGGCGTAGTGGAAGCTCTGAACAGCAAGCAGATCTCGATGTTCGTCATATCACCAGTGACAGCCCTATTTCTGTGCATAGTGGTATCAGACTTTTACTTAATTATTAAGTATGGTGTGCTGATGAGAGAAGATCTTTTCAGAATATTGAAGATTTCAACACCACAGAtcaaatcttgaattttgaatgGAAACTCCaaaagaacttttttttttaaatatctatatatctatattaaatCACCAAAGAAAAGCTTATTGACAGTCAAATTGATCCTAATTCAAAACTTCGATTTACAACAGGtacatttatcaattaaaaattttCACGGATATTCATTTTATGATCACATTAATTTGTTAATCATTTTTTAGTTTCAAAATCGTCCTGCTACCTTTTAACAAAGTGTTTTAACTTTGAATAAG
Encoded here:
- the LOC138310865 gene encoding mucin-2-like; its protein translation is MAIVIDASASVTLGNFEKQLQFVNDVIQSADIDSGLSRIAIETYATGIATYSRLDSPYTKQQLYRNVRHITYASRATNTAGGMAALLDSIFVAENGDRADVPNVVLLITDGQSNINNKFTVYMAETLRNNNITIYTVGVALSDTTEIEAIASVPASKYATAVNSFDDLGGFGYELLKTICEVTTRTTTTPTTTTTTPTTTTPSITTQTTTTPPITTTTPTPTTPTTTTPTTTTTTPTTITTITSSTVNTESTTTNTAPTTTNTAPKTTNTAPTTTNTAPTTTNTAPTNTAPKTTNTASTTTNTAPTTTNTAPTTTNTAPKTTNTASTTTNTAPTTTNTAPTTTNTAPTTTNTAPTTTNTAPTTTNTAPTTTNTASTTTNTAPTTTNTAPTTTNTAPTTTNTAPTTTNTAPTTTNTAPTTTNTAPTTTNTAPTTTNYKHRTYNYKHRTYNHKHRIYNYKHRSYNYKHRTYNYKHRTKNYKHRTYNYKHRSYNYKHRTYNHKHHNYNSKHCSNNSFNRTTPHLQPQTPHLQPQKPQLQFKTLITATTTTNTAPTTTNTAPTTTNTVSTSKNTASTTTNTAPTTTNTAPTTVNITSTTTNTAPTTTDTASKTIDTAPITTNTASTTKNTAPTTVKTAATNTASTSKNIASTTRNTAPTTTNTAPTTVNTASTTKITALTTVNTAPTTTNTAPTTTNTASTTKNANPTTKNNAQTTTNTAPTTTNTASTNTNTASTTKNSTPTTTNTSMTTRTTISVANGSYLHLPPACSCVCNGIDFYTSNGWEIQEWIQHTRKSLTVKVDKDGAGVVEALNSKQISMFVISPVTALFLCIVVSDFYLIIKYGVLMREDLFRILKISTPQIKS
- the LOC138310864 gene encoding exoskeleton protein RP43-like, whose product is MTVVFYSDVSWTYSGFSATYTAQNTAQHPCPQEYLTAPSGSISSPLYSSAETVHCSWLIEVAADHIVLLSFTSFSVGNCKVVVYDGSSSLDRIIGRFDGSSIPANRVSTSNQMLVTFLPDVNDQSVQFTADYSTTTVNGNITLDIL